One window of Cupriavidus oxalaticus genomic DNA carries:
- a CDS encoding histone deacetylase family protein, which yields MRAFFSDDQLLHEPRQFMRAGRLCAPTDVPARAAALQRALAARGIELAAPPDCGRAPLEAVHSPAYLDFLASAWARWQELARPGFEPGIEVLPNLSPYHNGKVGEPRRPVCPNDSVIAQAGYYLGDLSCPLGPDSWRAILRGAHSAVAAARHVCERQDGAGMAYALCRPSGHHAHSDRAAGFCYVNNSAIAAQTLLARFGKVAVLDVDAHHGDGTQQIFYHRSDVMTISLHADPADYYPFYTGYANERGYGAGYGYNLNFPLPHGSGDAEFLSALDGALDALRDYRPQAVVLALGFDTYENDPISVLKVSMDGYRGIGERIHALGLPTVVVQEGGYEVEAIGRGLDAFLAGFAPATA from the coding sequence ATGCGTGCCTTCTTCTCGGATGATCAGTTGCTGCACGAACCCCGCCAGTTCATGCGCGCGGGGCGGTTGTGCGCGCCGACCGACGTGCCGGCCCGCGCGGCGGCACTGCAGCGCGCGCTCGCCGCGCGCGGCATCGAACTGGCGGCGCCACCCGATTGCGGGCGCGCGCCGCTGGAAGCGGTGCACAGTCCGGCCTATCTCGACTTCCTCGCCAGCGCCTGGGCGCGCTGGCAGGAACTGGCGCGACCCGGCTTCGAGCCCGGCATCGAAGTCCTGCCCAATCTATCGCCGTATCACAACGGCAAGGTCGGCGAGCCGCGCCGTCCCGTGTGTCCCAACGATTCGGTGATCGCCCAGGCCGGCTACTACCTGGGCGACCTCAGCTGCCCGCTCGGGCCGGACAGCTGGCGCGCGATCCTGCGCGGCGCGCACAGCGCGGTCGCGGCGGCCCGCCATGTGTGCGAGCGGCAGGACGGCGCCGGCATGGCCTATGCGCTGTGCCGCCCCTCCGGCCACCACGCCCACAGCGACCGCGCGGCCGGCTTCTGCTATGTCAACAACTCGGCCATCGCGGCGCAAACGCTGCTGGCCCGCTTCGGCAAGGTGGCGGTGCTCGACGTCGATGCGCATCACGGTGACGGCACCCAGCAGATTTTCTATCACCGCTCAGATGTGATGACGATTTCGCTGCATGCCGATCCGGCCGATTACTACCCGTTCTACACCGGCTATGCGAACGAGCGCGGCTATGGCGCGGGCTATGGCTACAACCTCAACTTCCCGCTGCCGCACGGCAGCGGCGACGCCGAGTTCCTGTCGGCACTGGACGGCGCACTGGACGCGCTGCGCGACTATCGCCCGCAGGCGGTGGTGCTGGCGCTGGGCTTCGATACCTACGAGAACGATCCCATCAGCGTCCTGAAGGTCAGCATGGATGGCTACCGCGGCATCGGCGAGCGCATCCATGCGCTGGGCCTGCCGACGGTGGTGGTGCAGGAGGGCGGCTACGAGGTCGAGGCGATCGGCCGCGGGCTGGATGCATTCCTGGCGGGTTTCGCACCTGCGACCGCATAA
- a CDS encoding cupin domain-containing protein: MSAPQDRPKAVGTVQVDNERVIVTEWRFAPGAETGQHRHGYDYVVVPMTTGALRLQTPAGEATSQLVAGQAYYRPAGVEHNVINAHEGECVFVEIEIKPAAGAAGGGGCQ, from the coding sequence GTGAGCGCGCCGCAAGACCGGCCCAAGGCCGTCGGCACCGTGCAGGTCGACAACGAACGCGTGATCGTGACGGAGTGGCGCTTCGCGCCCGGCGCCGAGACCGGGCAGCATCGCCATGGCTACGACTACGTGGTGGTGCCGATGACCACCGGGGCGCTGCGCCTGCAGACGCCGGCTGGCGAGGCCACCAGCCAGCTCGTTGCCGGCCAGGCCTATTACCGCCCAGCCGGGGTCGAGCACAACGTCATCAATGCCCACGAAGGCGAATGCGTGTTCGTGGAAATCGAGATCAAGCCGGCGGCCGGCGCCGCGGGCGGAGGAGGTTGCCAATGA
- a CDS encoding aspartate/glutamate racemase family protein, whose amino-acid sequence MKTIGLIGGMSWESSAEYYRLINQDMKTRLGGHNNARSLMATVCFEEIKALQHAEQWDELGRLMQQAARQVEAGGADFVLLCTNTMHRVAPAIESVLNVPFIHIVDPTAHALRQAGIRRVGLLGTRFTMEQDFYRGRMRELHGIDVLVPEQADRERVHDVIYEELCHGIVRDESRAEYQRIVAALAAQGAEGVILGCTEITLLLRQDDVALPVFDTTALHAQAAVTLALG is encoded by the coding sequence ACCATCGGACTGATCGGCGGCATGAGCTGGGAGTCGTCCGCCGAGTACTACCGGCTGATCAACCAGGACATGAAAACGCGGCTGGGCGGGCACAACAATGCCCGCAGCCTCATGGCCACCGTCTGCTTCGAAGAAATCAAGGCACTGCAGCACGCGGAGCAATGGGATGAGCTTGGCCGGCTCATGCAGCAGGCCGCGCGGCAGGTCGAGGCCGGTGGCGCGGACTTCGTGCTGTTGTGTACCAACACCATGCATCGCGTGGCGCCGGCAATCGAGTCAGTGCTAAACGTGCCCTTCATCCATATCGTCGACCCGACGGCGCACGCGTTGCGTCAGGCCGGCATCCGGCGCGTCGGCTTGCTCGGAACCCGCTTCACGATGGAGCAGGATTTCTACCGCGGGCGGATGCGCGAGCTGCATGGCATCGACGTCTTGGTGCCGGAGCAGGCCGATCGCGAACGCGTGCACGATGTCATCTATGAAGAGTTATGCCACGGCATCGTGCGAGATGAGTCAAGGGCCGAATACCAACGCATCGTCGCCGCGCTCGCGGCGCAGGGCGCCGAAGGCGTGATCCTCGGCTGCACGGAAATCACGCTGCTGCTCAGGCAGGATGACGTGGCGTTGCCGGTGTTTGATACCACGGCGCTGCATGCGCAGGCTGCGGTGACGCTGGCGCTCGGCTAA
- a CDS encoding Zn-dependent hydrolase yields MTSKIAINGQRLWQSLMDLSQIGATPKGGNARLALTALDGQGRDLVCGWMRDAGLTVTVDRVGNIFGRRAGRNDALPPVMTGSHIDTQPTGGKFDGCFGVLAGLEVMRTLNDYGVTTEAPLELAIWTNEEGTRFVPVMMGSGVFAGIFPLQTALDATDTEGKRVADELQAIGYAGPDEVGGRPVGAYFEAHIEQGPVLEAADNVIGVVTGSLGLRWYDVTVTGMEAHAGPTPMPLRRDALYGATHVMQEVVRIAHDFAPHGRGTVGVVDLHPGSRNVIPGAVKFTVDLRHEDAGKLAEMDARFRAACEALAQGQTTGATFDVKVEDVQYFPPTPFAPELVDHVRREAVARGYSQQNIVTGAGHDAVYMASVTPTAMIFVPCKDGISHNEVEDARPEHLEAGANVLLGAMVAQAGA; encoded by the coding sequence ATGACTAGCAAGATCGCCATCAACGGCCAGCGCCTGTGGCAATCGCTGATGGACCTGTCGCAGATCGGCGCCACGCCGAAGGGCGGCAACGCGCGCCTGGCGCTGACCGCGCTCGACGGCCAGGGCCGCGACCTGGTGTGCGGCTGGATGCGCGACGCGGGCCTGACCGTGACGGTGGACCGCGTCGGCAATATCTTTGGCCGCCGCGCCGGGCGCAACGATGCGCTGCCGCCGGTGATGACCGGCAGCCATATCGATACGCAGCCGACCGGCGGCAAGTTCGACGGCTGCTTCGGCGTGCTGGCCGGGCTGGAAGTCATGCGCACGCTCAATGACTATGGCGTGACCACCGAAGCGCCGCTCGAACTGGCCATCTGGACCAATGAGGAAGGCACGCGCTTCGTGCCGGTGATGATGGGCTCGGGCGTGTTCGCCGGGATTTTCCCGCTGCAGACCGCGCTGGACGCCACCGATACCGAAGGCAAGCGCGTGGCCGACGAACTGCAGGCGATCGGCTACGCCGGTCCTGACGAGGTGGGCGGGCGGCCGGTGGGGGCGTATTTCGAGGCGCATATCGAACAGGGCCCGGTGCTGGAAGCGGCGGACAACGTAATCGGCGTGGTCACGGGATCGCTGGGGCTGCGCTGGTACGACGTGACCGTAACCGGCATGGAAGCGCACGCCGGCCCCACGCCGATGCCGCTGCGCCGCGACGCGCTCTATGGCGCCACCCACGTGATGCAGGAAGTGGTTCGCATCGCGCATGACTTCGCGCCGCACGGCCGCGGTACGGTGGGCGTGGTCGATCTCCACCCCGGCTCGCGCAACGTGATCCCCGGCGCGGTCAAATTCACGGTCGACCTGCGCCATGAAGACGCCGGCAAGCTGGCCGAGATGGACGCCCGCTTCCGCGCCGCATGCGAGGCGCTGGCGCAGGGCCAGACCACTGGTGCCACGTTCGACGTGAAGGTCGAAGACGTGCAGTACTTCCCGCCGACGCCGTTCGCGCCGGAACTGGTCGACCATGTGCGCCGCGAGGCCGTGGCGCGCGGCTACAGCCAGCAGAACATCGTCACCGGTGCTGGTCATGACGCGGTGTACATGGCCAGCGTCACCCCGACCGCGATGATCTTCGTGCCCTGCAAGGACGGCATCAGCCACAACGAAGTGGAAGATGCCCGGCCCGAGCACCTGGAAGCCGGCGCCAACGTGCTGCTCGGCGCGATGGTCGCGCAGGCGGGCGCATGA
- a CDS encoding DUF1016 N-terminal domain-containing protein, whose protein sequence is MTTTSALPDSQAYALIQREVVALLESARGAAARSVNALMTATYWEIGRRITEFEQAGQERAGYGDALLGRLASDLSSRFGRGFSRQNLQQMRTFYQFWPAEKICQTLSGKCVHEKPLHLTVLRRPSVCPGPPMCA, encoded by the coding sequence ATGACCACGACCAGTGCACTCCCCGACAGCCAGGCATACGCGCTCATCCAGCGAGAAGTCGTGGCATTGCTGGAATCCGCGCGAGGTGCAGCCGCAAGAAGCGTGAACGCCCTCATGACCGCTACATACTGGGAAATCGGCCGACGCATCACCGAGTTCGAACAGGCAGGACAAGAACGCGCCGGGTATGGCGACGCATTGCTCGGACGTCTGGCATCCGACCTTTCCTCCCGGTTCGGCCGAGGCTTCAGTAGGCAAAACCTGCAGCAGATGCGCACCTTCTACCAATTTTGGCCGGCAGAGAAGATTTGCCAGACACTGTCTGGCAAATGTGTGCACGAAAAGCCACTTCACCTTACCGTCCTGCGCAGGCCTTCCGTCTGCCCTGGTCCGCCTATGTGCGCCTGA
- a CDS encoding DMT family transporter, translating into MTAAAHGAPDWWRGGLLFLCVVTLFATVDATAKHLVGRYPAPFLNAVRYGATLAVAVAMLAMSGQLRGQIRFWRTPHRGLLLLRGLMLAVVGTCFMTALLWMPLAEATAIYFMAPLMVVGLSSWMLGEKVGSRQWLAVGAGFCGMLLIVRPGGAVSWLGTVLMLAATLAYAMLQLLTRRMAGQVDARVQYGFAALICMVATGVPAPFFPPPVWPDLADWLAILAMGLMSAAAQVLLILALQRAPASRLAPLNYFHLLLALVYSALWFGRWPDALALAGIALIVVAGLTQTLPSPAALSTKRGTP; encoded by the coding sequence ATGACCGCCGCGGCGCACGGCGCGCCCGACTGGTGGCGTGGCGGGCTGCTGTTCCTGTGCGTGGTGACGCTGTTCGCTACCGTGGACGCAACCGCCAAGCACCTGGTCGGCCGCTATCCCGCGCCGTTTCTCAACGCGGTGCGCTACGGCGCCACGCTGGCGGTAGCAGTGGCCATGCTCGCTATGTCCGGCCAACTGCGCGGACAGATCCGCTTCTGGCGCACCCCGCACCGCGGCCTGCTGTTGCTGCGCGGGTTGATGCTCGCGGTGGTCGGCACCTGCTTCATGACCGCGCTGCTGTGGATGCCGCTGGCCGAAGCCACCGCCATCTATTTCATGGCGCCGCTGATGGTGGTGGGCCTGTCGTCGTGGATGCTGGGCGAGAAGGTCGGCTCGCGCCAGTGGCTGGCGGTAGGCGCAGGCTTCTGCGGGATGCTGCTGATCGTACGCCCCGGCGGCGCGGTGTCGTGGCTTGGTACCGTGCTGATGCTGGCCGCCACGCTGGCCTACGCCATGCTGCAACTGCTGACCCGGCGCATGGCGGGGCAGGTCGATGCGCGCGTGCAATACGGTTTTGCCGCGCTGATCTGCATGGTCGCCACCGGCGTGCCGGCACCGTTCTTCCCGCCCCCGGTTTGGCCCGACCTGGCCGATTGGCTGGCGATCCTGGCCATGGGCCTGATGAGCGCGGCGGCGCAGGTGCTGCTGATCCTGGCGCTGCAGCGCGCCCCGGCATCGCGGCTGGCGCCGCTGAACTATTTCCACCTGCTGCTGGCGCTGGTCTACAGCGCGCTGTGGTTCGGCCGTTGGCCCGACGCGCTGGCGCTGGCCGGCATCGCCCTGATCGTGGTCGCTGGCCTGACGCAGACGCTGCCGTCGCCCGCGGCCCTGTCAACCAAACGAGGAACCCCATGA
- a CDS encoding PDDEXK nuclease domain-containing protein: MDLKVGKFSYADAGQMHLYLNYARENWMKPGENPPVGLILCTELGASEARYSLEGLSNTVLAAEYRTVLPDERLLAEKLDQTRRELEAQHSVSRIEKTAAS, from the coding sequence GTGGATCTCAAGGTTGGTAAGTTCAGCTATGCCGACGCAGGCCAAATGCACCTTTACCTGAACTATGCGCGCGAGAATTGGATGAAGCCGGGGGAGAATCCCCCGGTTGGTCTGATTCTGTGCACGGAACTGGGTGCCTCGGAAGCGCGCTACTCACTCGAAGGTCTGTCCAACACAGTGTTGGCCGCCGAGTATCGGACTGTACTACCCGATGAACGATTACTTGCCGAGAAGCTGGATCAGACGAGACGCGAGCTGGAAGCCCAGCATAGCGTCAGCAGGATAGAGAAGACCGCAGCCTCCTGA
- a CDS encoding aldehyde dehydrogenase — protein MSETRDLSYWQARAAALRPQSRACIGGAWTDAADGATFDTINPATGAVLAKVAACGAADVDRAVAAARQAFEQGVWSGLSPRERKAVLLRLAALIETHHEELALLETLDMGKPIGDTLAYDIPEAARTFAWYAEAIDKIYDEIAPTGGNVLATITREPLGVVAAVVPWNYPLLMGSWKVAPALAAGNSVILKPAEQSPLTALRLAELAAEAGIPPGVFNVVPGLGAQAGQALGLHPDVDCIAFTGSTATGKRFMEYSGQSNLKRVWLECGGKSPHIVFDDCPDLDRAAQAAAIGIFNNQGEICIAGSRLYVQRAIYEPFMEKLEAYARAMQPGDPLDPASSMGAIVDARQLDRVMSYVDGGQREGARLRLGGERVRTDTGGYFLQPTIFECPSQSLSIVREEIFGPVLAVTVFDTEDEVVRMANDSPYGLGSGLWTANLSRAHRVSRRLRAGLVWVNCYMDGDITVPFGGVKQSGSGRDKSLHALDKYTDLKTTWISLE, from the coding sequence ATGAGCGAAACACGCGACCTGTCTTACTGGCAGGCCCGGGCAGCCGCACTGCGCCCGCAAAGCCGTGCCTGCATCGGCGGCGCATGGACCGATGCCGCCGACGGTGCCACCTTCGACACCATCAACCCCGCCACCGGCGCGGTGCTGGCCAAGGTGGCGGCATGCGGCGCGGCCGACGTCGACCGTGCCGTCGCGGCGGCGCGCCAGGCCTTCGAACAAGGCGTCTGGTCCGGACTGTCACCGCGCGAGCGCAAGGCCGTGCTGCTGCGGCTGGCCGCGCTGATCGAAACCCACCACGAGGAACTGGCCCTGCTGGAAACGCTGGACATGGGCAAGCCCATCGGCGATACGCTGGCCTACGACATTCCGGAAGCGGCGCGCACCTTCGCGTGGTACGCCGAAGCCATCGACAAGATTTACGATGAGATCGCCCCCACCGGCGGCAACGTGCTCGCCACCATCACGCGCGAGCCGCTCGGCGTGGTGGCGGCCGTGGTGCCGTGGAACTATCCGTTGCTGATGGGGAGCTGGAAGGTCGCGCCTGCGCTGGCTGCGGGTAACAGCGTCATCCTCAAGCCTGCCGAACAGTCGCCACTTACCGCGCTGCGGCTCGCCGAGCTGGCCGCGGAAGCTGGCATTCCCCCCGGTGTCTTCAACGTCGTGCCCGGACTGGGCGCACAGGCCGGGCAGGCGCTCGGCCTGCATCCGGACGTGGATTGCATCGCCTTCACCGGCTCCACGGCCACCGGCAAGCGCTTCATGGAATATTCCGGCCAGTCCAACCTGAAGCGTGTCTGGCTCGAATGCGGCGGCAAGTCGCCGCACATTGTGTTTGACGACTGCCCCGACCTCGACCGTGCCGCGCAGGCGGCCGCCATCGGCATCTTCAACAACCAGGGTGAAATCTGCATTGCCGGCTCGCGGCTCTATGTCCAGCGCGCCATCTATGAGCCGTTCATGGAGAAGCTGGAGGCGTATGCCCGAGCAATGCAGCCAGGCGATCCACTCGACCCGGCATCCTCCATGGGTGCCATCGTCGATGCGCGCCAACTCGACCGCGTGATGTCCTACGTGGACGGCGGCCAACGCGAAGGCGCGCGGCTGCGCCTGGGCGGCGAACGCGTCCGCACGGACACCGGCGGCTACTTCCTGCAGCCCACCATCTTCGAATGCCCGAGCCAGTCGCTCAGCATCGTGCGCGAAGAAATCTTCGGTCCGGTGCTGGCCGTGACTGTGTTCGACACGGAGGACGAAGTCGTGCGCATGGCCAACGATTCGCCTTATGGGCTGGGCTCTGGGTTGTGGACCGCCAACCTGTCGCGTGCGCACCGGGTCTCGCGGCGGCTGCGGGCTGGACTGGTGTGGGTCAACTGCTATATGGATGGGGATATCACGGTGCCGTTCGGCGGGGTCAAGCAATCGGGGTCGGGTCGGGACAAGTCGCTGCATGCGCTGGACAAGTACACCGATTTGAAGACTACGTGGATAAGCCTGGAGTAG
- a CDS encoding thiamine pyrophosphate-binding protein has protein sequence MSQANPTLRERNGGQILVEQLRIQGVRRVFLVPGESYLPCIDALYDHQDAITPIVCRQESGAGYMAEAHGKLTGEPGVCFVTRGPGATNASIAVHTAFQDSTPMILFVGQVGNDFYEREAFQEIDYRRMFGQMSKWVAQIDRTDRIPEFIARAFAVATSGRPGPVVLALPEDTLWGKATVADMPRYVRSHSAPAPHALASLAAMLEQAERPFLMIGGSGWTPEAMRQMEGFAERFGLPVGLAWRRLECFDNHHPNYAGHVGWGMGEALRARIRGSDLLIAVGTRMGEATTEGYTVVESPLPRQRLVHVYPDPEELGRVFRAEVPVVADVVSFAAAVDGLRPAREHNRAALVERARRDYLDSQKALPAPGPLNLNQAACLVRERLPEDACITVGAGNYAVFPHTYYRYKGVGTSLAPTVGSMGYGLPAAISAKLEHPERTVVCYAGDGCFQMNLQELGVAMQYRLGIVVLVFNNGIWGTIRAHQEREFPGRTIALGFENPEFAELARAYRGYGEVVSSDAEFGPALDRALDFASTHSMPALLELRYDPDGIAPGMTLSGIRAAALARQAAG, from the coding sequence ATGAGCCAAGCCAACCCCACCCTGCGCGAGCGCAATGGCGGGCAGATCCTTGTCGAGCAGTTGCGCATCCAGGGCGTGCGGCGCGTGTTCCTGGTGCCGGGCGAAAGCTACCTGCCGTGCATCGATGCGCTGTACGACCACCAGGACGCGATCACGCCGATCGTCTGCCGCCAGGAAAGCGGTGCCGGTTACATGGCCGAAGCCCACGGCAAGCTGACGGGAGAGCCCGGCGTTTGCTTCGTCACGCGCGGCCCCGGCGCCACCAATGCCAGCATCGCCGTGCATACCGCGTTCCAGGACTCCACGCCGATGATCCTGTTCGTGGGGCAGGTGGGCAACGACTTCTACGAGCGCGAAGCCTTCCAGGAAATCGACTACCGCCGCATGTTCGGCCAGATGTCCAAGTGGGTCGCGCAGATCGACCGCACCGACCGCATTCCCGAGTTCATCGCACGTGCCTTCGCGGTAGCGACCAGCGGCCGGCCCGGCCCGGTGGTGCTGGCGCTGCCGGAGGACACGCTGTGGGGCAAGGCCACCGTGGCCGACATGCCGCGCTACGTGCGCAGCCACTCGGCTCCGGCGCCGCACGCGCTGGCGTCGCTGGCCGCGATGCTGGAACAGGCCGAGCGCCCCTTCCTGATGATCGGCGGCTCCGGCTGGACCCCCGAGGCGATGCGGCAGATGGAAGGCTTTGCCGAACGCTTCGGCCTGCCGGTGGGGCTGGCGTGGCGCCGGCTGGAGTGCTTCGACAACCACCATCCCAACTATGCCGGCCATGTCGGCTGGGGCATGGGCGAGGCACTGCGCGCGCGCATCCGCGGGTCGGACCTGCTGATCGCCGTCGGCACCCGCATGGGCGAGGCCACCACCGAGGGCTATACCGTGGTGGAAAGCCCGCTGCCGCGCCAGCGGCTGGTGCATGTGTATCCCGATCCGGAGGAGCTGGGCCGCGTGTTCCGCGCGGAGGTGCCTGTCGTTGCTGACGTCGTCTCGTTCGCGGCCGCGGTGGACGGCCTGCGCCCGGCGCGCGAACACAACCGCGCGGCATTGGTGGAGCGCGCGCGGCGCGACTACCTCGACAGCCAGAAGGCGCTGCCCGCGCCAGGTCCGCTGAATCTGAACCAGGCCGCCTGTCTTGTGCGCGAGCGCCTGCCCGAGGATGCCTGCATTACCGTCGGCGCCGGCAACTACGCGGTCTTTCCGCACACCTATTACCGCTACAAGGGCGTCGGCACCAGCCTGGCGCCGACTGTCGGCTCGATGGGCTATGGCCTGCCGGCGGCGATCTCGGCCAAGCTGGAGCATCCGGAACGCACCGTGGTCTGCTATGCGGGCGACGGCTGCTTCCAGATGAACCTGCAGGAGCTGGGCGTGGCCATGCAGTACCGCCTCGGCATCGTGGTGCTGGTGTTCAACAACGGCATCTGGGGCACGATCCGCGCCCACCAGGAACGCGAATTCCCCGGCCGGACCATCGCGCTGGGCTTCGAGAACCCGGAGTTCGCCGAACTGGCGCGCGCCTACCGCGGCTACGGTGAGGTGGTGTCGAGCGACGCCGAATTCGGCCCCGCGCTGGATCGCGCGCTCGACTTTGCCAGTACGCACAGCATGCCGGCGCTGCTGGAGCTGCGTTACGACCCCGACGGCATCGCGCCCGGCATGACCCTGTCCGGCATCCGCGCGGCGGCACTGGCGCGCCAGGCGGCAGGCTGA